A region of the Gopherus flavomarginatus isolate rGopFla2 chromosome 3, rGopFla2.mat.asm, whole genome shotgun sequence genome:
TGAACCTGGACTACCCTCTAAATAACTAGTAGCCTGAGGAAAACAGATCAAGTTTGATCTAAAACATGAAACtcataagaacagctatattgggtcagactaatggtccatctagctcagtatcctgtctttagACCAggggaggcaacctatggcacgcgtgccaattttcaatggcactcatactgcccaggttctggccacgggtccaggggactctgcattttaatttaattttaaatgaaacttcttaaacattttaaaaaagttatttactttacatgcaataatagtttagttatatattagacttttagaaacagaccttctaaaaacattaaaatgtattactggcatgcaaaaccttaaattagagtgaataaatgaaggctcagcacaccacttctgaaaggttgccgacccctgctttagattgtgaccagtgccagatgcttcagaggggataaacagaacagggtaatttaattcctgttatccagtcccagcttctagccgtcacaggtttagggacactcagaacatTGGGTTGCTTTTCtggccatcttgactaatagccattgatggacctatccaccatgaatgtatctaattctttttttaacccagttatacttctggccttcacaacatcctttggcaatgagttccacagattggctatgggttgtgtgaagaagtacttctgtaTATTTGCCAGCCTATTcatttcatcgggtgacccctggttcttgtgttatgttaaagggtaaataacactcccatattcactttctccacactattcacgattttatagacctctgtcatatcctctttagtcatctcttttctaacatGAACAGTCCCTGTCTTATTTTTAGCTGTTTTTTATATAGGACTAGCTTACTGACCTAGAGGTAAGTGCTGTGCCAAAGTATGCTTTAATTCCTGAAGCCAAGAGTGCTCCCAACGAGAGTGGCTCTTTCTGCATCTCTGGAGGGAAGGTGGAGTCTTGTGTCCTTCAAAAGCAAGACCTACTAACTGATTAGGAATGGCACTGGCAAAGTTTTGAGGAGCTCAATTCAGCATTTCTGGGCAGAAGATGTTTAGCTGAGACAAATCCTGTATTTGGTAAGGGAGATTATATAAGGAGAAAACAAGAGGTTAGGGTGCAAGTTCTACCCAGACTCTGTGTTTCCCAGTTACTGGATATTATGACTTAATTAAGTTACTTCTAACCCAGAGTCTCTTTTGAAGGCTGTGCTGGGATGGGGAAGTGTAATGCTAGAAGGGTATGAGTTAGTGCTGGGGCAAAAAAAAGGATTGAAACTCAAAGTGATTGACTGAAATGTGGGTCTACATTTGTAGGTGTTCCAGTTGAAACTGTAAAGGAATATCTTGGTGAAGAGCTGTTCAAAATATGTTATGAAGAGGATGAACACATCTTAGGAGTTGTTGGAGGAACCCTTAAGGACTTCTTGAACAGTTTCAATACCCTTCTGAAGCAGAGTGGCCATTGCCAAGAAGCAGACAAAAAGAGCAAACTTGAGGAAGCATCCATATTATGCCTGGAAAAAGATCAAGAATTCTTAAATGTGTACTGTTTCTTTCCTAAGAAAATAACTGGTCTCATTCTGCCTGGCATTATTAAGGCAGCAGCTCATATTTTGTATGAAACCGAAGTGGAAGTGATGCTGATGCCCCCCTGCTTTCGTAATGACTGCACGGAGTTTATTAACCAGCCATATTTGTTGTACTCTGTACTAGTCAAAAGCACAAGACCTTCCTTATCTCCATGTAAACCACAGTCCTCTCTTGTGATTTCTGCCTCTCTGTTCTGTAAGACTTTCCCATTTCATTTCATGTTTGACAAGGATATGGCTGTTCTACAAGTTGGCAATGGGATAAGGAGACTTTTGAACAGGAGAGAATTTCTAGCAAATCCTAACTTTGAAGAGTGTTTTGAAATTCTTACGCCTAGAATAAACTGCACATTTAGTGGGATCATGACAATGCTCAATATGCAGTTTACTGTACGAGTGAAGAGATGGGACAATGCTGTTAAGAAATCATCTAGGGTAAGAGCTGATGCCATAAGCATTATTTCTGTGAAGCATCtatttgctttgcttttcttTATTAGAGGCAGGGTTATAAATCAATAGCCACTATAAAGAAGGCACAGTCTGTAATCTTAGATTTTCTGCCTCCCAATGGCTAATACTACAAAATAATGATTATAATAACAATATTTTCGAAACCTGAGTATATCCAGGAAACAGGAGACTAGACTTTCACCTCTAGTCAGATGCAGAAGGTTGTGTAACAAATTgtaggccaaatcctgaagcTTTTACTCACTCAAAACTCTTTGACTTCCCTAGGAATTTAATCTGAATAAAGACTGCAAGATTTGGCCCTATATTTGTTTGTTAAGTAAATGTAACAGTTGATTGTTGAGATGAAAAGTAAAGCCAAGGAAGCATTGTCCCTTTGGATACTGTTGCATTTGCTTAGTGACAGGGCAACTGCAGAACAGAGGCAGAGAAAGTGGCAGTGAAAGCTTTACCACAGTGCCCTGCTAGTCTGCCTTATCCCTGATCTGGCGAGGGTGAGAGGATAGTTCATTCTCCAGGTTCATTCAGCCTTTGATACCTTTGCTGACAGTGTCATGATGGATGCCAAATAgtgatatatttatttatttagtgcttTGGATACTGCGTCACTGGCAAACAGGCTGAGACACTGTAGCTCAGACAGCAGCTTTTGGCCTGTGCTCAGTTCAAACTTATGACTTATATGTGATGGGCTCCAAACCCCATTAATGAGTAGCTGAGCCATTCAGCTCCACCATCTCAAGAACTGTATGTATTAAAGGTTTTAGTCAACTTTTACCTTAAAGTGGGGGAAATGACAGTGCTGCTTTAGTGAGTTTATCTAAGTTTCGTTTCTCTTACCAGTGGCTCAAATACAGTAATAGGCAGTATCTCAAAGACTCCAAGAGATGATGGATTCCAAAAGTGTGTGTATTCGTTTGTGCCTGCGAAAGATACATTTGCCTTTGCAGgtatatacacatgcaaatatccATTTGCAAACAGCATAGGGTGTCTGCTCTTTGAAAATGTGCCCTACAAAAGCATTGTTATTGAAAGCTGTGCAATACCTTCACATACTATATGATTAGGTGTGAAAGGGAACAAAAGAAAATAGTTAATGCAAAACGTTTTGTTTTCTTTAGTGGATAATTAAAACACGATGCTCATGTTACTTAtgcctatttatttttaaattgtgctAGTTTATAAAGTTCCTCTATTGAAATAGAAGCGGAttccctcccctcttccttcAGACACACAGACAAACATTAATAAATTGGTGAATGCAACAGATAATGTAAGTGTAACCTCAAATATATAGCTTTCTGATCAACAGATGCACAGCAAAAATACACAAAATTATGCTCTTGGCTGTTGGTTTCTCCCCAGTATACACCAACACTTACTGATGCCATATCAGAAATAGGCATTTATCAGTAAATACTGCTTTACCCTGGCACCTAGGAGGCCAACAGTAGTTCTGATAATTGACAGGGTCCACTGGATGGTTTTAAGGGAGCTTTAGCACAGCACCATATGTttccctttaattatttttttaaaaaatacaaggcCATAGTTGTTCCTTGTGTGATACAGCCTAACTGTCTACCCTGATTCTTCCCCTTCCTGAAATATTGCCATAGCTGTGGATGACTCTTCTTTCTTTTATTGTTTCAGGTAATGGATCTTAAAGGCCAAATGATCTATATTTTTGAATCCAGTGCCATCTTGTTCTTGGGATCTCCCTGTGTGGACCGATTAGAAGATTTTACAGGACGTGGATTATACCTTTCTGATATTCCAATTCATAATGCACTGAGGGATGTTGTTTTGATAGGAGAACAAGCCAGAGCTCAAGATGGACTAAAGAAGAGATTAGGAAAGCTTAAAGCTACTCTTGAGATGGCCCACCAAGCTCTggaagaggagaagaagaagacAGTAGATCTTTTGTGCTCAATTTTTCCTGGTGAGGTTGCTCAGCAGCTGTGGCAGGGACAAGTTGTGCAAGCCAAGAAATTTAATAATGTCACAATGCTTTTCTCTGACATTGTAGGATTCACTGCCATCTGTGCCCAGTGCTCACCTATGCAGGTTATCACCATGCTTAATGAGCTCTATACTCGCTTTGATTACCAGTGCGGAGAGCTAGATGTCTACAAGGTAGAGAATTTATTGCATTTCTATGGCAATCTTGGGGGTCAGAGGAGGAGccggggaggaaggaaagggagaCTAAGCTGGTATAGAGAATAATAGgatttgaaaaattattttgacACAGACTTTAACTATAATAGTTTGACAGGTCACAAAATGAAACAGAGATTGTCTACAAAGTCAGCTGATTGTGCAATCATGTGGGAAATTTGCTGTAAGTTAGAGGCATTAGGTTAAAATTCTGCTTTCAGGTACACTGGTGTGAATCTGGGGTAAGCATTTGATCAGAGCAGATGCCAGAGTACCACAGCATGGGGGAAAGTATTTTAGCATAATAAAAGCAATTGCCATCACCAGTGCAAGGCAGTCTTTGCAACTGATCTTTGCAGGACTTGATCCAATTATCTTTTAGGACTCAGTCTTTCCTCAGATAAAACTTCAATCCAGTGgcagttttgtctgagtaagaacTGCAGGGTGTGGCCTATTGAGAGCATTTAAAACCATGCCATATTTTTCATCATCTCAGAATGCATAGACAATAAGAGACAAATGTATATGTTTAGGTGGAGACCATTGGAGATGCTTATTGCGTGGCTGGAGGTTTACACAAAGAAAGCGAGACACATGCTGTTCAAATAGCATTGATGGCACTGAAGATGATGGAGCTGTCAGATGAGGTGATGTCTCCCCATGGAGAGCCTATCAAGGTCAGGCAAATATATTAGAAACATATTCATGCATAGATTTTTTTGCTGGGGTGGAAACGTTTATTATTTTGTCATCAACGAAATGTCACCTATGTAATGTTTAATAACTTGTAACAAACAGGGAGAGTGTGGGAATGGTCTGACAAGAGGACCAGAGTTTTAATTCTTTTAGAGATTAGGGTTCTGTAAGGAAGGGAAAGATTAGACCAAAGCCCTAAAAATCCATTAAGAGGACTGAAATTCTCTGAAATCATTCTCAGAACATTACTGTACTGTTGTTCAGTGTTTCCGTAGCAATAAAATTGCCATGGATGTGCAATATTCTGCTATGGTACTTTAATTAGGAGACCAAGCCTCTCTTTCTCAAATGAAATCCTTGAGAAAATTACATTTGGAAGGGTCTGTTTTGAGGCAGTGGGTGAATATAAATCACCAAAAGGACAACAATAATCCTTATTGCAAGAGTGTATAAAACATGACAGGTTTTTTCCATCCCAGTTTTGTGTTAAACCATTAATATCAATTTGGGCAAAACTTCAGTCAGCTATGGTGGGGTTACAATACGGTATGGCCCCAGTTTaacaaagcatgtgcttaattttaggcaTGGATTTacatctcattaaaaaaatgggACTAGTATGAACGAATTTACTCTTGTGCATGTTTGCATTAAAGGGAATGGTCAACTAAACATTTTATCAGTTTCACCAGGAGGTACTAAACATGTCACTAATCCAAAATATATATGTCAAGAGAAGTCtttctattgaattcagtggtctttggattGGGTCCTGTTTTTATTAAGTCTATAGGCCTCTGAGACCCtaagcattatttttttttctttttgagtacATTTCCTTAcatctttatttatttgtttttaaatcccgTCCCTCTGTTTTGGAGTTAAAATAATTCTTGTGGCTCAGATAGAAATCCAAGAAAATGTATTTTGAGATGGGTATGTACTCTACATTTTATCAGCAAGAACATCACCCTTCTGTTATAAACATGTCCCATTATTTATTATAAGTcacaacaaatttaaaaaatacaaaatacaatTAGAAAGATGCTGGAAACATTTTAACAATATTTAATGAAGAAGTTTACAATTCCATCACAATTGCTGATGTCAGTTTTGAAAGACAGATACTCTTAAACTTATAAAATTCATTTAAGAGATGCAGAAAATAATGTGTACTGCGTAAGAAGTTACAAGCATCAAATGGAAGCTTTTTATAATTGAAAGTGACACTTCCTCCATTTTTGATCTTTTGATGGAAATATTGGCTGTTTTGTGCACTGTTTCTCAGCTTtgttattctattttttttaataaattttctgAAAAAAGATGCCTGACTGCAAATTTCTTATTTTAAGCTAGACCGCTATATTAGTGTCCGTACCTCAGACATCTGTGGGCTCTGCTGTATGGGTGgatattatttttgtttcaggGTGCTCTGCTATTCTATTTAAAACTATACAGAACATCAGTTCAGCTCTTGTTAAAGGTGTGAAATTGAGAGTTGTAGGGATGCAAAAGAATGGGTATAGCACAggtagcagcagtgcaagcttctccaAGTGTTCCACCACTGAGCCAAAACACTGTTCTGGAGAGACCCTCTCTAAATGTGAGAGAATACTTCATATAAGAGGTCCTTTAAAGGGAGAACAAATAAAACAGAAGGAACACAAAGAACAATATCAAATAAGCAAACTATGCAAACCCTAATACTAATTACAGAAAAAGAGATTCCTGCATACTCTAACTGACCTATGCATTCGGTAGCCTGCTTGTTTGCTCAGTTACTCAATTCCCATACCTTAGAACCAGGCTTTATTCTAGGTATGCCCACCTCTACCACTGGAACCAGGGTGTACGTGTCATAATTTTCCTTCTTTAGAGCTCAGACTGTGACCTTAAGACAAAACCCAATGCTtcttacatttatttaagcatgtCACCAGCCCATCTTTCCACTGTACAACTCCCCTTCCCTCTAAATACCCAGGAAGGTAAACTGAGAGTTACTGTGTCCCCTGATGTCATTTCTAGATCAATTTAGGGCTGTAGAGACCAACTTTATCACAGTTATGTAAGCAAATGAATGTCTGTTTAATATTTATAGGCAGTAAAATTAAGCAGTTTAGTCTTTCCCTGAGAAGGTTTACTTCCCGCTAATGAAAACGGAATACGTGCATCTAAAGGAGATGACCCCCACCTCATGATCATTCTAATTAAGGAGGAACCAATAAATGAACTGATTTCAACAGATTAAACTATTTTGGCTAACAAatattgttttatatattttatttaaagatgCGTATTGGCCTCCATTCTGGGTCCGTCTTTGCTGGAGTTGTTGGGGTTAAAATGCCACGTTATTGTCTCTTTGGAAACAATGTAACTCTTGCCAACAAGTTTGAGTCTTGCAGTATACCTGGGAAAATAAATGTCAGTCCAACAACTTACAGGTACAGTAATTTACAGTGTatagttaccaaaaaaaaaaaaaaatctaaaactagTGATTGTTTCTTCAGTACTTTCACAATTGTTTCCcgcattttcttttcaaaatattgTTTGCTTTCCTGTTTTATCCATTGACCATACTGCTCATGATTGTACCTTGATTACTTTTAGTCAGGAGCTGGACAGCAGCAAGCAAAGTGTGGAGTGAGGCTGAGTAGCTAATACGTATTCTATCCCCATCCTATTTAGAACAATAAAAAGTCCCGATAACTGAAATACATTTTGCTACTAACCTTGAAGCCTTGTAACTTTTGCTTTTTCTTCATCTCCTGGTATCTGATCTTCATTGAGCTAAAtgattttcagtgggagctaGGAACCTAACTCACTTAGACACCTTTGAAAATAACCTAACTGAACAGTTGGTAGGCTCCTCCTTATGAAAACACCTCTAGACATTAACAAGCTTGGCAACTATCACCAGATCTTGAATTTTCCTTGTTTAAGGAAGATAACTGAGAAGATTGTAGTGAAGCAACTCTAGTGACATCTGAGTTATACAAATTTTGTTGACCCCAGTTCAATCTAATTTTAGACAGTATGAAACCCAGACTATTCAGTTCACCCTAATTAATGATCTTCTAGTGGTGGACAAACATGAGGGGCCCATACTGATTCTTTTAGATCTCTCAGTAGTCCTTGATGCCATTGACCACAAGGCATTGTTGCCAGTTCTGTGGACACTGCTGGAGAGACACAGAGTTGAAGTTAAGTTGCTCTGCTGTTTTCTGACAGAGAGGACCCAGAAGACAGGGTTAGGAGATTATTCAATCAGTCAGCTAGAGGGCTCTCCCTTGTGAGATACAGAAGGATCCTGTTCTGTCATGCCTCCTTTTGAATGTATATTTGAGGTCTCAAGGGGAAATAATGAGGTTTGTTTGAATTTGCTGATGATAAACAGCTCTAAGTCTTTATTTCACATCCCCAGGTCAATATAATCTGTTGGGTTTTCCAGCATCTGGCCAAGATCATGGCTTGAATAAGAGTgggctggttgaaaaatgaaTTCAGATAACCTCTGAGGTGATGATGTTGGGTGGGGAAAGAAACCAGAGACAATGGGGAAGTGATTTTTGTTCCTACTATTAAGGAGCTACCTGCCTTTTGTTCCTCTAGCTCACAGTGCAGGTCTATTGGAGCCCTAGCTTCTTCAGAGTGTCAAAATAACCTTGGTGGCCAAGAATGCTTTTTTTTCTATATGCACATGGCAAAGAAGTTGTGAGGATGTAGTCACATATCAGATGTAGTCTTCAACACCATTAGTCATGTCTGTGACACTTCTAGATTGGATTATTGCAATATACTTTACTTAGAGTTACACCTGAAGACCATTTGGAAACTTGCTTGCATTCTTAGCAGTGTTTTGTACATAGACcatattttatttgtgtttcAGAGACTGTACTGGCTTCCACTTCATTTCTGGGTTCAATTCAAGGTGCCAGTTTTGATCTATAGTGTCCTTATGAGTTGGACCCTAGGTATCCAAGTCCATTTTTGTCATGTATTACCTGGCAGTTGAGATCAACTGGAATGTTTGAGCTGATAGTTCCTTGATTTATTCTTCAAGGGgaagtatgcagtgttgttgtatctgtgttagtcccaggatattagagagccagagtgggtgaggtaatatcttttatatgaCCAACTTCACAagctggtcaaataaaagatattacctcacccacctcatctctccAACTTAATTGGGAAGGACATTCTCAATGCGGGGTGCTTGATTGTGAAATTTGCTACCTCCCTTGGTGTGAAGGAGCCCAAATCTGTTGACCTTCAATAAGACCTTCAGTCAGGCTTGTTGTGATGGCAGGGATTTGGCTGAGATGGAGAATTCCTTTGCCTATCACTTCAGCACTATTGTAAGGTGATGGTTGCATGTATTCTTGCAGCCTTTTGATAGTTTACGCACAAAGGTGTCTTAGAACTTCACATATGTAGTGCCAATAATTATCTCTAAAGTGTAGAAGCAAACTTTTTATTTGTAATTCAGATGCCAGAGGAGATGACTGGTTTTAGTGGAAGGTTGTGTAAAATAGTATAAAGGTTATATTTAATATTAGGTCTAAATATTTTACTTGACAAATCCTTCAGCATCTCATTGGTTGAAAGATGAATTCTGGTGCCAGGTTTATATAATAATTTGATTTATTATTTAATGCTAAATAGTCTCTTGAAATGTTAACAACAAATCTATCATGTACATTTAGAACAAGGAGAAATACAAACATGCCTTGTatggacaaaaaaggagagactaTCATCCTGTTTGAATATCTCATGTACCAGCATGTCAATCAATGAGCAAAGGTTATGCTAAATAAGCAAGACAATATATCCTCTTTTAAAATAACATATAGATACTGGAACAAGTTCTGCTCCAATTTACAAGACATGTAAAAAGAAGAATGTTGTCACTAGCAGTAGCAGTTAATGTTTGATTTCATATTTAATCAAGTCATTTTAATTGTCTCATAGGCTGCTAAAAGAATATCCAGATTTTGTGTTCACACCTCGCTCAAGAGAAGAACTTCCTCCAAACTTTCCCAGTGATATTCCTGGTATTTGTTACTTTCTGGATGCTTATCTTCAAGGAACAAATTCAAAGCCTTGGTTTCAAAAGAGAGATTTTGAAGATGGCAATGCAAATTTCTTGGGCAAGGCAACAGGGGTAGACTAAATTGTACATTCACACATTTACAAAagaattttataaaatattttaattttgtataAATTGAGAGTTTAAAAAAGTATGAAACATGAAAGCACTTTAGATTGTTAATACCTGAAAGCCAGTATTAAAATTTCAGGAAGTATGTCAGATactactttttatttttactttccaGATGATATAGTCACTAAAATAATATTTCAACTTCACTATTTAAAACACTGTTTAAgagtactttttttttcctgtggcaaTCTGTCCTACATAACGACCATTTCAACTCTACCTGTACTGAAAATTCTAAACATGTTGTACATACAGTGTATCAAAAAATGTTGTGTACAAGTGATGCAGTCATATGCAGTTTGGTGTGCTGGTGCATAACAGTGACTATCAAAATGCAGTTTTCTTAGTTGCTCCATAAGAAAAAGGAAACACCTGTTACTGTAATAACTCCTTCCATTGCATCTTTGGGCCCAGTCCTGTGAGGGGCTGCCCATCTCCTTCCTAGTGGGAGCTGAAGTTAACAGTAATTGAAGGCGCTCAGCACCTTGATGGATCAGGTTGCTAGTTGTAACTAATACCAGTATATACAGCAGAGTATGGATGCTTACTGTTCCCTGTTTTCTTTGtgcataaaataaatatttatagaaTATTCAAATATTGTATAATCACACACTAAAGCCTCTGTAATCAAATAAGACTTTAGTTTTTGGAGTTTTCAAaccctattttaaaaattatttccctcTGATACTATGTATCATAGCAATAAATGTTTTCCGTTTATTGTCATTTAATTTGTAACTCTTTTGAAGGAAGTAATAGTACATAATGTAGAGTGTTTACATAGAAAGGACATTCCAAGCGGACTGTACAGTGCGTAGGACACAAACATATTGCTTTGAACATATGATCTTATACTACAGCTAGAAATAATGTAGAGGTGAGATGGACTCTGAAATATGTACGGTTCATTCACTTCAGCACTTGTCACTGAGAACTAAAGGTGAAGacaaatgctttaaaatatatgAGTACACATCTGCAGTACACATCTAATACATACgttttacaagtaaacagaggcTCGTTAGTTATTGAGACTTGACTTCAGGATTCCATTTCTACTTCAAGTTAATAACCTTGCACAGTCACTCTCCTGAGACACACAACTTGGCCCCTATAGCGGATTGGGACTGGCATACCTTGCactgacttaggcctggtctacactggggatggggagggggagaatcgatctaagttatgcaacttcagctatgtgaataacatagctgaagtcaacatagttagatctactcaccgtggtgtcttcactgcagtgagttgacCACTGACGGTCCCCTCTTGACTCTGCCTGCACTTCTCATGGCGGTGGAATCCAGGAGTTGACAGGTGAGCGtttgggggttgatttattgcgtctagactagatgtgctaaatcaacccccactggatTGATTGGTGCCCACCAATCAGTTGGGTAGTACAGACATATCCTTAGGATATTTGTGACAACATCAGTTCCTTGCAAGAGAGAGACTGGTATCTGAACTCTTCAacattcttttgtatttacatattgaTTTAAAAAGCATTTCTGTTGTCCTCTAGGGTTGATCCAACAGAAAATATCAGTGGGCTTCTAGTCTGCCCAGGTACTAGAAATCCTGCCCTAGAAACCAGCATGGTTAATCACTGCAGAGCTATCCAGGATGTTGACAGATATCATAAAGTGACTTCTTTACTTTCTGACTCCCCTTCTGATTTTTGGAAAAGAGTTGTGTGTGGTTATTTCTGGGACCATATGTGTACGCTAAGTGACACCACTAAGATTCTGCACCTGTATAGTCCCGCTGGTTTTAAAAGCGACACCAAGGATATATCCACAtgtagggggcaggggaaggttaATCCACAGCTTTTTGAGTTAATCTGCTTTGAAAACACTTGCGTATACATGATGCAGTTCATTTTTAGCACACTGACTCTACATTTATTGCAAACTCTGGAGTGCTTAAAGTGAACTAATTTTGCTGTGAAGCAAGTTAGTCCAGCCTATTGTTCATGTGCACACAATCCTGCTGCAAACTACTTCCACCGTCTGCAAAGGCTATCCCACACTCCTCTATGTGTGACCATTACTGATCTGTCTGTTTACCTTTGTGCCCTCCCCTGGTCTGGGGTCAagttgaccagatgtcctgtcataacatttttcccagatttggaccttagtgtccaaaatatgggtgttagcatgaaaacctccaagcttagctaccagcttggacctggtaaagct
Encoded here:
- the GUCY1B1 gene encoding guanylate cyclase soluble subunit beta-1 isoform X2: MFCTKLKDLKITGECPFSLLTQSHISDEHEEECAEVPNSSRAALPICKEVSEKDTHGTLPQRKTSRSRVYLHTLAESICKLLFPEFERLHLALQRTLAKNKIKENRKYGEREDFEKIVTDHANAAGVPVETVKEYLGEELFKICYEEDEHILGVVGGTLKDFLNSFNTLLKQSGHCQEADKKSKLEEASILCLEKDQEFLNVYCFFPKKITGLILPGIIKAAAHILYETEVEVMLMPPCFRNDCTEFINQPYLLYSVLVKSTRPSLSPCKPQSSLVISASLFCKTFPFHFMFDKDMAVLQVGNGIRRLLNRREFLANPNFEECFEILTPRINCTFSGIMTMLNMQFTVRVKRWDNAVKKSSRVMDLKGQMIYIFESSAILFLGSPCVDRLEDFTGRGLYLSDIPIHNALRDVVLIGEQARAQDGLKKRLGKLKATLEMAHQALEEEKKKTVDLLCSIFPGFTAICAQCSPMQVITMLNELYTRFDYQCGELDVYKVETIGDAYCVAGGLHKESETHAVQIALMALKMMELSDEVMSPHGEPIKMRIGLHSGSVFAGVVGVKMPRYCLFGNNVTLANKFESCSIPGKINVSPTTYRLLKEYPDFVFTPRSREELPPNFPSDIPGICYFLDAYLQGTNSKPWFQKRDFEDGNANFLGKATGVD
- the GUCY1B1 gene encoding guanylate cyclase soluble subunit beta-1 isoform X1, with the protein product MFCTKLKDLKITGECPFSLLTQSHISDEHEEECAEVPNSSRAALPICKEVSEKDTHGTLPQRKTSRSRVYLHTLAESICKLLFPEFERLHLALQRTLAKNKIKENRKYGEREDFEKIVTDHANAAGVPVETVKEYLGEELFKICYEEDEHILGVVGGTLKDFLNSFNTLLKQSGHCQEADKKSKLEEASILCLEKDQEFLNVYCFFPKKITGLILPGIIKAAAHILYETEVEVMLMPPCFRNDCTEFINQPYLLYSVLVKSTRPSLSPCKPQSSLVISASLFCKTFPFHFMFDKDMAVLQVGNGIRRLLNRREFLANPNFEECFEILTPRINCTFSGIMTMLNMQFTVRVKRWDNAVKKSSRVMDLKGQMIYIFESSAILFLGSPCVDRLEDFTGRGLYLSDIPIHNALRDVVLIGEQARAQDGLKKRLGKLKATLEMAHQALEEEKKKTVDLLCSIFPGEVAQQLWQGQVVQAKKFNNVTMLFSDIVGFTAICAQCSPMQVITMLNELYTRFDYQCGELDVYKVETIGDAYCVAGGLHKESETHAVQIALMALKMMELSDEVMSPHGEPIKMRIGLHSGSVFAGVVGVKMPRYCLFGNNVTLANKFESCSIPGKINVSPTTYRLLKEYPDFVFTPRSREELPPNFPSDIPGICYFLDAYLQGTNSKPWFQKRDFEDGNANFLGKATGVD